A stretch of Rhea pennata isolate bPtePen1 chromosome 18, bPtePen1.pri, whole genome shotgun sequence DNA encodes these proteins:
- the PPP6C gene encoding serine/threonine-protein phosphatase 6 catalytic subunit, with translation MAPLDLDKYVEIARLCKYLPENDLKRLCDYVCDLLLEESNVQPVSTPVTVCGDIHGQFYDLCELFRTGGQVPDTNYIFMGDFVDRGYYSLETFTYLLALKAKWPDRITLLRGNHESRQITQVYGFYDECQTKYGNANAWRYCTKVFDMLTIAALIDEQILCVHGGLSPDIKTLDQIRTIERNQEIPHKGAFCDLVWSDPEDVDTWAISPRGAGWLFGAKVTNEFVHINNLKLICRAHQLVHEGYKFMFDEKLVTVWSAPNYCYRCGNIASIMVFKDVNTREPKLFRAVPDSERVIPPRTTTPYFL, from the exons ATGGCGCCGCTGGACCTGGACAAGTACGTGGAGATCGCGCGGCTCTGCAAGTACCTGCCCGAGAACGACCTCAAg CGCCTCTGCGACTACGTCTGCGACCTGCTGCTGGAGGAGTCCAACGTGCAGCCCGTGTCCACCCCCGTCACTGTCTGCGGCGACATCCACGGGCAG TTCTATGACCTGTGCGAGCTGTTCAGAACTGGAGGTCAGGTACCTGACACAAACTATATCTTCATG GGTGACTTTGTAGATAGAGGTTATTATAGCCTTGAGACTTTCACTTACCTTCTTGCACTAAAAGCTAAATGGCCTGATCGTATCACACTGTTACGAGGCAATCATGAAAGCAGGCAGATAACTCAAGTGTATGGATTTTACG ATGAGTGCCAAACCAAATATGGAAATGCTAATGCATGGAGATACTGTACCAAAGTCTTTGACATGCTCACAATAGCAGCT TTAATAGATGAGCAGATTCTCTGTGTGCATGGTGGCCTCTCTCCAGATATCAAGACACTCGATCAAATTCGAACCATTGAACGTAATCAAGAAATTCCACATAAAGGAGCCTTTTGTGACCTTGTCTGGTCTGATCCGGAAGATGTAGATACTTGGGCAATCAGTCCACGAGGAGCAGGCTGGCTGTTCGGTGCAAAGGTGACAAATGAG TTTGTTCATATCAACAACTTAAAACTCATCTGCAGAGCACATCAGCTAGTGCATGAAGGCTATAAATTCATGTTTGATGAGAAATTGGTAACGGTATGGTCTGCTCCAAATTACTGCTACCGTTGTGGAAATATTGCATCGATCATGGTCTTTAAAGATGTAAATACAAGAGAACCAAAGCTATTCCGTGCAGTTCCAGATTCAGAACGTGTAATTCCTCCTAGAACAACCACACCGTATTTCCTTTGA
- the GOLGA1 gene encoding golgin subfamily A member 1 isoform X2: MFAKLKKKIAEEAAIAPRPGGAARIPRSVSKDSITSVGADSGDDFASDGSSSREDLSSQLLRRNEQIRKLEVKLSDYADQIRNLQKIKEKLENALEKHQDSSMRKFQEQNEAHQASRAKMAEGMALALEKKDQEWMEKLGQIEKEKRMLETQLQEMREQSLNLFQKRDEIDELEGFQQQEMAKVKHMEESLSKAEQELEACTRELTHTKEVLQDTSNVSLGLRKDLQELRQQFLELEAQRDELMTAETNAENKITALELREQELQTVIQQLSVDLQNAQVAGSGCEKSLEILQVEHESLKMEYEQHKQKMTLEYDERNKFIEQLQEKVLSLEKKLERNLSGDEHVQELLKEKTALEQKLDETRQQLLTDRTHHAETTNLLETQNKELEQKLQIAVEALKKSKEEADEQDLQSQMLRTDLENERSKLQEQILSVKHEYEEKVAGLESQITALKTAWEFDKTTTQHKLSQLEKENEDLSKSREEYESSLKKQESELDRLKKELSSRETVSIEIAKVLEETRKQKEELQQQVSHLVSLIEEKDQLIVENSDMLLKKKEELNQLSQDHEAVLLQMHQLQSDIEASNSQAAEKEQTTRKEMDELKLQIQECLLAREHERNASELEESARALNNKHLHPPENRVMEQNGEVAAADIIQLQKENRELEQQISEKNKIIKQLQQRMTELKKTLQKELKIRPDIEGPEVREKTNSEVPNASVTVTNNSDLNDSREINFEYLKHVVLKFMSCRESEAFHLIKAVSVLLNFSQEEENMLKETLEYKMSWFGSKPSPKGSIRPSISSPRTPWS, from the exons GCTTCTGATGGAAGCAGCTCTAGAGAAGATCTTTCATCCCAGTTGTTGAGAAGAAATGAACAGATAAGAAAACTGGAAGTCAAGCTGTCTG ATTATGCTGATCAGATCCGAAACTTGCAGAAGATAAAAGAGAAGCTTGAAAATGCATTAGAAAAGCATCAGgatt CCTCCATGAGGAAGTTTCAGGAGCAGAATGAAGCTCACCAGGCCAGCCGAGCCAAGATGGCTGAAGGAATGGCTTTGGCCTTGGAAAAAAAGGACCAG GAGTGGATGGAAAAACTGGGTCAAATTGAAAAG gaaaaaagaatgcttGAAACACAGTTACAAGAAATGAGGGAGCAGAGTTTAAACCTTTTTCAAAAGAGAGATGAAATTGATGAACTGGAGGGCTTTCAGCAGCAAGAGATGGCCAAGGTTAAACACATg gaagaatctCTGAGCAAAGCAGAACAGGAACTAGAGGCATGCACTCGAGAATTAACTCACACTAAAGAGGTGCTTCAGGATACAAGCAACGTGTCATTAGGCCTAAGAAAAGATCTTCAGGAGTTGCGGCAGCAGTTCTTGGAGCTAGAGGCACAGAG agATGAACTAATGACAGCTGAGACAAATGCGGAAAATAAGATCACTGCTCTGGAGTTAAGAGAACAGGAGCTACAAACTGTCATTCAGCAGCTCTCTGTAGACTTGCAAAAT GCTCAAGTTGCTGGTTCTGGTTGTGAGAAGAGCCTGGAAATTTTACAGGTAGAGCATGAATCTCTGAAGATGGAATATGAACAACACAAGCAAAAG ATGACTCTTGAATATgatgagagaaataaatttattgaACAGCTACAGGAAAAAGTCTTGTCTTTGGAAAAGAAGctagaaagaaatctttcaggGGATGAACATGTGCAGGAACTTCTCAAAGAG AAAACTGCTCTTGAGCAGAAACTGGATGAAACCAGGCAGCAGTTACTGACAGACAGAACTCATCATGCTGAGACTACGAACCTATTGGAAACACAG AATAAAGAACTGGAACAAAAGCTACAGATTGCAGTAGAAGCATTAAAGAAGAGCAAGGAAGAAGCTGATGAGCAGGATCTGCAGAGCCAGATGTTG cGGACTGATCTAGAGAATGAAAGAAGTAAATTGCAGGAGCAGATTTTAAGTGTGAAACACGAATATGAAGAGAAAGTTGCTGGTCTGGAGTCTCAAATAACTGCTCTTAAAACAGCTTGGGAATTTGATAAAACAACTACTCAACACAAGCTA AGCCaattggaaaaggaaaatgaagatcttagtaaaagcagagaagaataTGAGAGCTCTTTGAAAAAACAAGAGTCTGAACTGGACAGGCTGAAG AAGGAATTAAGCAGTAGAGAAACTGTCAGCATTGAAATTGCCAAAGTGTTGGAAGAAACAcgaaaacaaaaagaggaattACAACAGCAG GTTTCACATCTGGTTTCCTTAATAGAGGAAAAGGACCAACTGATTGTTGAAAATTCTGACATGCTtctaaaaaagaaggaagaactaAACCAACTCAGTCAAG ACCATGAAGCTGTTTTGCTGCAAATGCATCAGTTGCAATCTGATATAGAAGCAAGTAATAgccaagcagcagagaaagaacaaacaacaagaaaagaaatggatgaACTGAAATTGCAGATACAGGAGTGCCTGCTGGCCAGAGAACATGAGAGAAAT gcTTCCGAACTAGAAGAATCAGCAAGAGCCTTGAATAATAAACATTTACATCCTCCAGAAAACCGTGTGATGGAACAGAATGGAGAGGTGGCAGCTGCAGACATCATTCAACTtcaaaaagagaacagagagcTGGAACAGCAAATCTCTGAGAAAAACAAG ATAATAAAGCAGCTACAGCAGAGAATGACAGAActaaaaaaaacactccagaaAGAGTTG aaaataaGGCCTGACATTGAGGGACCTGAAGTACGcgaaaaaacaaattctgaagtGCCTAATGCTTCTGTGACTGTCACGAACAACTCTGATTTAAATGACTCAAGGGAGATAAACTTTGAATACCTTAAACATGTTGTATTAAAATTCATGTCCTGCCGGGAATCTGAG GCATTCCATCTAATTAAAGCTGTATCTGTGTTACTGAATTTTtcacaagaggaagaaaatatgcTTAAAGAAACCTTGGAATACAAG ATGTCGTGGTTTGGGTCAAAGCCATCTCCTAAAGGCAGTATCCGGCCATCTATCTCAAGCCCAAGGACACCGTGGTCTTAA
- the ARPC5L gene encoding actin-related protein 2/3 complex subunit 5-like protein: MARSTLSSRFRRLDIDAYDENRFVEEPEEAAAEPDAGPEVEALLRQGDALRAFHAAIRNSPVNTKNQAVKEQAQGTMLKVLTSFKSSEIEQAVNSLDRNGIDLLMKYIYKGFEKPTENSSAILLQWHEKALAVGGLGSIVRVLTARKTV; encoded by the exons atGGCGCGGAGCACGCTCTCCTCCCGCTTCCGCCGCCTCGACATCGACGCGTACGACGAGAACCGGTTCGTGGAGGAGCccgaggaggcggcggccgagcccgaCGCGGGCCCCGAGGTGGAGGCGCTGCTGCGGCA GGGGGATGCGCTCCGGGCCTTCCACGCCGCCATCAGGAACTCGCCCGTTAACACCAAGAACCAGGCGGTGAAG GAACAGGCCCAGGGAACGATGCTTAAAGTCCTCAcatcttttaaaagcagtgaaatAGAACAAGCAGTGAATTCCTTAGACAGAAATGGCATTGACTTGTTAATGAAGTACATTTATAAAGGATTTGAAAAACCAACAGAAAATAGCAGTGCAATATTACTTCAATGGCATGAAAAG GCATTAGCAGTAGGTGGACTAGGTTCCATAGTAAGAGTTCTTACTGCAAGAAAGACTGTTTAA
- the GOLGA1 gene encoding golgin subfamily A member 1 isoform X1, translating to MFAKLKKKIAEEAAIAPRPGGAARIPRSVSKDSITSVGADSGDDFASDGSSSREDLSSQLLRRNEQIRKLEVKLSDYADQIRNLQKIKEKLENALEKHQDSSMRKFQEQNEAHQASRAKMAEGMALALEKKDQEWMEKLGQIEKEKRMLETQLQEMREQSLNLFQKRDEIDELEGFQQQEMAKVKHMLLKKEESLSKAEQELEACTRELTHTKEVLQDTSNVSLGLRKDLQELRQQFLELEAQRDELMTAETNAENKITALELREQELQTVIQQLSVDLQNAQVAGSGCEKSLEILQVEHESLKMEYEQHKQKMTLEYDERNKFIEQLQEKVLSLEKKLERNLSGDEHVQELLKEKTALEQKLDETRQQLLTDRTHHAETTNLLETQNKELEQKLQIAVEALKKSKEEADEQDLQSQMLRTDLENERSKLQEQILSVKHEYEEKVAGLESQITALKTAWEFDKTTTQHKLSQLEKENEDLSKSREEYESSLKKQESELDRLKKELSSRETVSIEIAKVLEETRKQKEELQQQVSHLVSLIEEKDQLIVENSDMLLKKKEELNQLSQDHEAVLLQMHQLQSDIEASNSQAAEKEQTTRKEMDELKLQIQECLLAREHERNASELEESARALNNKHLHPPENRVMEQNGEVAAADIIQLQKENRELEQQISEKNKIIKQLQQRMTELKKTLQKELKIRPDIEGPEVREKTNSEVPNASVTVTNNSDLNDSREINFEYLKHVVLKFMSCRESEAFHLIKAVSVLLNFSQEEENMLKETLEYKMSWFGSKPSPKGSIRPSISSPRTPWS from the exons GCTTCTGATGGAAGCAGCTCTAGAGAAGATCTTTCATCCCAGTTGTTGAGAAGAAATGAACAGATAAGAAAACTGGAAGTCAAGCTGTCTG ATTATGCTGATCAGATCCGAAACTTGCAGAAGATAAAAGAGAAGCTTGAAAATGCATTAGAAAAGCATCAGgatt CCTCCATGAGGAAGTTTCAGGAGCAGAATGAAGCTCACCAGGCCAGCCGAGCCAAGATGGCTGAAGGAATGGCTTTGGCCTTGGAAAAAAAGGACCAG GAGTGGATGGAAAAACTGGGTCAAATTGAAAAG gaaaaaagaatgcttGAAACACAGTTACAAGAAATGAGGGAGCAGAGTTTAAACCTTTTTCAAAAGAGAGATGAAATTGATGAACTGGAGGGCTTTCAGCAGCAAGAGATGGCCAAGGTTAAACACATg cttttgaaaaaggaagaatctCTGAGCAAAGCAGAACAGGAACTAGAGGCATGCACTCGAGAATTAACTCACACTAAAGAGGTGCTTCAGGATACAAGCAACGTGTCATTAGGCCTAAGAAAAGATCTTCAGGAGTTGCGGCAGCAGTTCTTGGAGCTAGAGGCACAGAG agATGAACTAATGACAGCTGAGACAAATGCGGAAAATAAGATCACTGCTCTGGAGTTAAGAGAACAGGAGCTACAAACTGTCATTCAGCAGCTCTCTGTAGACTTGCAAAAT GCTCAAGTTGCTGGTTCTGGTTGTGAGAAGAGCCTGGAAATTTTACAGGTAGAGCATGAATCTCTGAAGATGGAATATGAACAACACAAGCAAAAG ATGACTCTTGAATATgatgagagaaataaatttattgaACAGCTACAGGAAAAAGTCTTGTCTTTGGAAAAGAAGctagaaagaaatctttcaggGGATGAACATGTGCAGGAACTTCTCAAAGAG AAAACTGCTCTTGAGCAGAAACTGGATGAAACCAGGCAGCAGTTACTGACAGACAGAACTCATCATGCTGAGACTACGAACCTATTGGAAACACAG AATAAAGAACTGGAACAAAAGCTACAGATTGCAGTAGAAGCATTAAAGAAGAGCAAGGAAGAAGCTGATGAGCAGGATCTGCAGAGCCAGATGTTG cGGACTGATCTAGAGAATGAAAGAAGTAAATTGCAGGAGCAGATTTTAAGTGTGAAACACGAATATGAAGAGAAAGTTGCTGGTCTGGAGTCTCAAATAACTGCTCTTAAAACAGCTTGGGAATTTGATAAAACAACTACTCAACACAAGCTA AGCCaattggaaaaggaaaatgaagatcttagtaaaagcagagaagaataTGAGAGCTCTTTGAAAAAACAAGAGTCTGAACTGGACAGGCTGAAG AAGGAATTAAGCAGTAGAGAAACTGTCAGCATTGAAATTGCCAAAGTGTTGGAAGAAACAcgaaaacaaaaagaggaattACAACAGCAG GTTTCACATCTGGTTTCCTTAATAGAGGAAAAGGACCAACTGATTGTTGAAAATTCTGACATGCTtctaaaaaagaaggaagaactaAACCAACTCAGTCAAG ACCATGAAGCTGTTTTGCTGCAAATGCATCAGTTGCAATCTGATATAGAAGCAAGTAATAgccaagcagcagagaaagaacaaacaacaagaaaagaaatggatgaACTGAAATTGCAGATACAGGAGTGCCTGCTGGCCAGAGAACATGAGAGAAAT gcTTCCGAACTAGAAGAATCAGCAAGAGCCTTGAATAATAAACATTTACATCCTCCAGAAAACCGTGTGATGGAACAGAATGGAGAGGTGGCAGCTGCAGACATCATTCAACTtcaaaaagagaacagagagcTGGAACAGCAAATCTCTGAGAAAAACAAG ATAATAAAGCAGCTACAGCAGAGAATGACAGAActaaaaaaaacactccagaaAGAGTTG aaaataaGGCCTGACATTGAGGGACCTGAAGTACGcgaaaaaacaaattctgaagtGCCTAATGCTTCTGTGACTGTCACGAACAACTCTGATTTAAATGACTCAAGGGAGATAAACTTTGAATACCTTAAACATGTTGTATTAAAATTCATGTCCTGCCGGGAATCTGAG GCATTCCATCTAATTAAAGCTGTATCTGTGTTACTGAATTTTtcacaagaggaagaaaatatgcTTAAAGAAACCTTGGAATACAAG ATGTCGTGGTTTGGGTCAAAGCCATCTCCTAAAGGCAGTATCCGGCCATCTATCTCAAGCCCAAGGACACCGTGGTCTTAA
- the GOLGA1 gene encoding golgin subfamily A member 1 isoform X3 → MFAKLKKKIAEEAAIAPRPGGAARIPRSVSKDSITSVGADSGDDFASDGSSSREDLSSQLLRRNEQIRKLEVKLSDYADQIRNLQKIKEKLENALEKHQDSSMRKFQEQNEAHQASRAKMAEGMALALEKKDQEWMEKLGQIEKEKRMLETQLQEMREQSLNLFQKRDEIDELEGFQQQEMAKVKHMLLKKEESLSKAEQELEACTRELTHTKEVLQDTSNVSLGLRKDLQELRQQFLELEAQRDELMTAETNAENKITALELREQELQTVIQQLSVDLQNAQVAGSGCEKSLEILQVEHESLKMEYEQHKQKMTLEYDERNKFIEQLQEKVLSLEKKLERNLSGDEHVQELLKEKTALEQKLDETRQQLLTDRTHHAETTNLLETQNKELEQKLQIAVEALKKSKEEADEQDLQSQMLRTDLENERSKLQEQILSVKHEYEEKVAGLESQITALKTAWEFDKTTTQHKLSQLEKENEDLSKSREEYESSLKKQESELDRLKKELSSRETVSIEIAKVLEETRKQKEELQQQVSHLVSLIEEKDQLIVENSDMLLKKKEELNQLSQDHEAVLLQMHQLQSDIEASNSQAAEKEQTTRKEMDELKLQIQECLLAREHERNASELEESARALNNKHLHPPENRVMEQNGEVAAADIIQLQKENRELEQQISEKNKIIKQLQQRMTELKKTLQKELKIRPDIEGPEVREKTNSEVPNASVTVTNNSDLNDSREINFEYLKHVVLKFMSCRESEAFHLIKAVSVLLNFSQEEENMLKETLEYKKQNAVSSRSDCVELHSFS, encoded by the exons GCTTCTGATGGAAGCAGCTCTAGAGAAGATCTTTCATCCCAGTTGTTGAGAAGAAATGAACAGATAAGAAAACTGGAAGTCAAGCTGTCTG ATTATGCTGATCAGATCCGAAACTTGCAGAAGATAAAAGAGAAGCTTGAAAATGCATTAGAAAAGCATCAGgatt CCTCCATGAGGAAGTTTCAGGAGCAGAATGAAGCTCACCAGGCCAGCCGAGCCAAGATGGCTGAAGGAATGGCTTTGGCCTTGGAAAAAAAGGACCAG GAGTGGATGGAAAAACTGGGTCAAATTGAAAAG gaaaaaagaatgcttGAAACACAGTTACAAGAAATGAGGGAGCAGAGTTTAAACCTTTTTCAAAAGAGAGATGAAATTGATGAACTGGAGGGCTTTCAGCAGCAAGAGATGGCCAAGGTTAAACACATg cttttgaaaaaggaagaatctCTGAGCAAAGCAGAACAGGAACTAGAGGCATGCACTCGAGAATTAACTCACACTAAAGAGGTGCTTCAGGATACAAGCAACGTGTCATTAGGCCTAAGAAAAGATCTTCAGGAGTTGCGGCAGCAGTTCTTGGAGCTAGAGGCACAGAG agATGAACTAATGACAGCTGAGACAAATGCGGAAAATAAGATCACTGCTCTGGAGTTAAGAGAACAGGAGCTACAAACTGTCATTCAGCAGCTCTCTGTAGACTTGCAAAAT GCTCAAGTTGCTGGTTCTGGTTGTGAGAAGAGCCTGGAAATTTTACAGGTAGAGCATGAATCTCTGAAGATGGAATATGAACAACACAAGCAAAAG ATGACTCTTGAATATgatgagagaaataaatttattgaACAGCTACAGGAAAAAGTCTTGTCTTTGGAAAAGAAGctagaaagaaatctttcaggGGATGAACATGTGCAGGAACTTCTCAAAGAG AAAACTGCTCTTGAGCAGAAACTGGATGAAACCAGGCAGCAGTTACTGACAGACAGAACTCATCATGCTGAGACTACGAACCTATTGGAAACACAG AATAAAGAACTGGAACAAAAGCTACAGATTGCAGTAGAAGCATTAAAGAAGAGCAAGGAAGAAGCTGATGAGCAGGATCTGCAGAGCCAGATGTTG cGGACTGATCTAGAGAATGAAAGAAGTAAATTGCAGGAGCAGATTTTAAGTGTGAAACACGAATATGAAGAGAAAGTTGCTGGTCTGGAGTCTCAAATAACTGCTCTTAAAACAGCTTGGGAATTTGATAAAACAACTACTCAACACAAGCTA AGCCaattggaaaaggaaaatgaagatcttagtaaaagcagagaagaataTGAGAGCTCTTTGAAAAAACAAGAGTCTGAACTGGACAGGCTGAAG AAGGAATTAAGCAGTAGAGAAACTGTCAGCATTGAAATTGCCAAAGTGTTGGAAGAAACAcgaaaacaaaaagaggaattACAACAGCAG GTTTCACATCTGGTTTCCTTAATAGAGGAAAAGGACCAACTGATTGTTGAAAATTCTGACATGCTtctaaaaaagaaggaagaactaAACCAACTCAGTCAAG ACCATGAAGCTGTTTTGCTGCAAATGCATCAGTTGCAATCTGATATAGAAGCAAGTAATAgccaagcagcagagaaagaacaaacaacaagaaaagaaatggatgaACTGAAATTGCAGATACAGGAGTGCCTGCTGGCCAGAGAACATGAGAGAAAT gcTTCCGAACTAGAAGAATCAGCAAGAGCCTTGAATAATAAACATTTACATCCTCCAGAAAACCGTGTGATGGAACAGAATGGAGAGGTGGCAGCTGCAGACATCATTCAACTtcaaaaagagaacagagagcTGGAACAGCAAATCTCTGAGAAAAACAAG ATAATAAAGCAGCTACAGCAGAGAATGACAGAActaaaaaaaacactccagaaAGAGTTG aaaataaGGCCTGACATTGAGGGACCTGAAGTACGcgaaaaaacaaattctgaagtGCCTAATGCTTCTGTGACTGTCACGAACAACTCTGATTTAAATGACTCAAGGGAGATAAACTTTGAATACCTTAAACATGTTGTATTAAAATTCATGTCCTGCCGGGAATCTGAG GCATTCCATCTAATTAAAGCTGTATCTGTGTTACTGAATTTTtcacaagaggaagaaaatatgcTTAAAGAAACCTTGGAATACAAG AAGCAGAATGCTGTTTCGTCCAGATCTGACTGTGTGGAACTACATTCCTTTTCTTAG
- the RABEPK gene encoding rab9 effector protein with kelch motifs — translation MAPRALPVLPLGRPPRPATWYRLSPRGERPRGRVGHGCLFVPGGPGRVLLLGGADAAGAFADAHFMELGALRWAAAGWRGLRPRYEHATALPAARPPRLWVFGGADRAGNRSCVQVLDPEIGTWESPDVTGVQPLPRTFHTSSAVIGDRLYVFGGGERGAEPVQDQQLHVFDTATLTWSQPDVHGDPPSPRHGHVVVAVGTKLFIHGGLAGDIFYNDLFCIDINDMKWVKISATGDVPGGRAAHSSAVFKDHLYIFGGIDPDGALDTTYKYHIEKQQWTLLQFDSPLPPGRLDHSMCVIPWQACADSKSSDAGAVACEDKTGKGATVSVSDAADSLQKSQNEEAGAENPVMHLLLIFGGMDTQGEMHRDCIVSLIE, via the exons ATggcgccgcgggcgctgccggtGCTGCCGCTGGggcgccccccgcggccggcgaCGTG GTACCGACTGTCGCCGCGCGGcgagcggccccgcggccgcgtGGGCCACGGCTGCCTCTTCGtgccgggcgggccgggccgcgtcCTGCTGCTGGGCGGCGCCGACGCCGCCGGTGCCTTCGCCGACGCGCACTTCATGGAGCTGG GCGCGCTGCGCTGGGCCGCGGCCGGCTGGCGCGGGCTGCGGCCGCGCTACGAGCACGCcacggcgctgcccgccgcccgcccgccgcgcctcTGGGTCTTCGGCGGCGCCGACCGCGCCGGCAACCGCAGCTGCGTCCAGGTGCTGGACCCCG AGATAGGGACCTGGGAGAGTCCCGACGTGACCGGCGTTCAGCCGCTGCCTCGCACCTTTCACACGTCCTCGGCGGTCATAGGAGACCGCCTGTACGTGTTTGGAGGGGGTGAGAGAGGAGCCGAACCCGTGCAGGACCAGCAGCTCCACGTGTTCGACACAG CCACCTTGACTTGGTCCCAGCCAGATGTTCATGGTGATCCCCCTTCTCCTCGGCATGGACATGTGGTGGTTGCAGTTGGGACCAAACTTTTCATACATGGAGGTTTAGCTGGTGATATTTTTTACAATGATCTGTTCTGCATTGATATAA ATGACATGAAATGGGTTAAGATATCAGCCACTGGTGACGTCCCAGGAGGACGGGCAGCTCACTCATCAGCTGTGTTTAAAGACCACTTATACATTTTTGGTGGAATAGATCCAGATGGGGCATTAGATACTACATACAAGTATCACATAG agaagcagcagtggaCACTCTTACAGTTTGATTCCCCGCTGCCCCCAGGAAGGCTGGATCATTCCATGTGCGTCATTCCGTGGCAGGCTTGTGCCGACAGCAAGAGCAGCGATGCAGGAGCAGTCGCTTGTGAAGACAAAACTGGGAAGGGAGCAACTGTGTCAGTCAGTGATGCAGCTGACTCCCTCCAGAAGAGCCAAAATGAGGAGGCGGGTGCTGAGAACCCAGTGATGCACCTGCTGTTAATATTTGGTGGGATGGATACTCAAGGGGAGATGCACAGGGACTGTATTGTAAGTCTGATTGAATAG